In Streptomyces capitiformicae, one genomic interval encodes:
- a CDS encoding toxic anion resistance protein, with protein sequence MSTEDSTTFTLTPPEPVAAVPREKAGGLVPVEESVRSDMARKATEYVQGLAALDARSPEFAGRVGEITALGAGEMRTAAAQSNRMLERTVRSLPSKGGDAQSQVAGSLVELRRVVEDLDPRDLPASKGRKFLSRLPGGNKLRDHVAKYASAQGTLNKIVGSLRGGQDELRRDNAALQTERVRLWETMGKLQEYVVLTEALDTAVEEHVAGVEATDPAAADTLRADVLFPVRQKHQDLLTQLAVCAQGYLAMDVVRRNNEELIKGVDRAATTTVSALRISVMLASALDNQKKVVDQVNALRGTTEDLIRGNAEMLSTQSGEIQRIAADPAVGAETLRSAFQQIYRTLDAIDTYKVQATETMAATVESLTSELQHASAYLERSRSQGALDGGLT encoded by the coding sequence ATGAGCACCGAAGACAGCACCACCTTCACCCTCACTCCGCCCGAGCCGGTCGCGGCCGTGCCGCGGGAGAAGGCCGGCGGTCTCGTGCCGGTCGAGGAGTCCGTACGGTCGGACATGGCCCGGAAGGCCACCGAGTACGTCCAGGGGCTCGCCGCCCTCGACGCCCGGTCGCCGGAGTTCGCGGGCCGGGTCGGGGAGATCACCGCCCTCGGCGCGGGCGAGATGCGTACGGCGGCCGCCCAGTCCAACCGCATGCTGGAGCGGACCGTGCGGAGCCTGCCGAGCAAGGGCGGGGACGCCCAGTCGCAGGTCGCGGGCTCGCTCGTCGAGCTCCGGCGCGTGGTCGAGGACCTCGACCCGCGTGATCTGCCCGCGAGCAAGGGCCGCAAGTTCCTGTCCCGGCTGCCGGGCGGCAACAAGCTGCGCGACCACGTCGCCAAGTACGCCTCCGCGCAGGGGACCCTCAACAAGATCGTGGGTTCGCTGCGCGGCGGACAGGACGAGCTGCGACGCGACAACGCGGCGCTGCAGACCGAGCGCGTGCGCCTGTGGGAGACCATGGGCAAGCTCCAGGAGTACGTGGTTCTGACCGAGGCCCTGGACACGGCCGTCGAGGAGCATGTCGCCGGCGTCGAGGCCACGGACCCGGCCGCCGCCGACACCCTGCGCGCGGACGTACTCTTCCCGGTCCGGCAGAAGCACCAGGACCTGCTCACCCAGCTCGCCGTCTGCGCCCAGGGCTATCTGGCCATGGACGTCGTACGGCGCAACAACGAGGAACTGATCAAGGGCGTCGACCGGGCCGCCACGACCACGGTCTCGGCGCTGCGCATCTCCGTGATGCTCGCCTCCGCCCTCGACAACCAGAAGAAGGTCGTCGACCAGGTCAACGCCCTGCGCGGCACCACCGAGGACCTCATCCGCGGCAACGCCGAGATGCTCTCCACCCAGAGCGGCGAGATCCAGCGCATCGCCGCCGACCCGGCCGTGGGCGCGGAGACGCTCCGCTCGGCCTTCCAACAGATCTACCGCACCCTCGACGCCATCGACACCTACAAGGTCCAGGCGACAGAGACGATGGCCGCCACGGTGGAGTCCCTGACGTCGGAACTCCAGCACGCGTCGGCGTATTTGGAGCGGAGCAGGTCGCAGGGGGCGCTGGACGGGGGGCTCACATGA
- a CDS encoding substrate-binding and vWA domain-containing protein, whose protein sequence is MRKGAFATLSRCAPRAAAAIALALVTAGCTSATEPQADPTKYIPGTLRVLASSELSDMDEVLAKVEKDTGIKVRPTYMGTLDAVELLARGRAKDTYDAVWLSSNDYLRLRPDAAKQVVSETPVMSSPVAIGVKTETVRKLGWKPEDVTWGDIEQAVADGDLTYGMTDPSRSNSGFSTLVSVASGLSDAQSALTDADVTQATPRLKRFFRGQKLTSGSSGWLAEAYDRRGDVDALLNYESVLQARKDLTVIRPRDGVVTADYPLSSLASTSQDVREDVRRLTDALRTPRTQRLITEETLRRPVVASVPPATGLDTTRRRELPFPGTRSVADGLLDAYENELRRPSRTVYVLDTSGSMEGDRLERLKTALTDLTSDFREREEVTLMPFGSEVKSVRTHVIEPGFPKLGLDRIRADTQELSASGDTAIYTSLEKAYELLSTTTLDTFTSIVLMTDGENTTGASASDFDAFYRGLPTEHQHIPVFPILFGDSDRNELEHIADLTGGRLFDAQHGSLDGAFKEIRGYQ, encoded by the coding sequence ATGAGAAAGGGCGCCTTTGCAACGCTGTCGAGGTGTGCCCCCCGGGCCGCGGCCGCCATCGCACTCGCATTGGTGACGGCCGGATGCACCTCGGCCACCGAACCCCAGGCCGACCCGACCAAGTACATCCCCGGCACCCTCCGCGTCCTCGCCTCCAGCGAACTCTCCGACATGGACGAGGTGTTGGCGAAGGTCGAGAAGGACACCGGGATCAAGGTCCGCCCCACCTACATGGGCACCCTCGACGCGGTCGAACTGCTCGCCAGGGGCCGGGCGAAGGACACGTACGACGCGGTCTGGCTCTCCTCCAACGACTATCTGCGGCTGCGCCCGGACGCGGCGAAGCAGGTCGTGTCCGAGACGCCGGTGATGTCCAGCCCGGTGGCGATCGGTGTGAAGACCGAGACCGTACGGAAGCTGGGCTGGAAGCCGGAGGACGTCACCTGGGGGGACATCGAGCAGGCGGTGGCGGACGGCGATCTGACGTACGGCATGACCGACCCGTCCCGCTCCAACTCCGGCTTCTCCACCCTCGTCTCGGTGGCCTCGGGGCTCTCCGACGCCCAGTCCGCGCTCACGGACGCGGATGTCACGCAGGCGACGCCCCGGCTGAAGAGGTTCTTCCGAGGGCAGAAGCTGACGTCGGGTTCGTCGGGCTGGCTGGCGGAGGCGTACGACCGGCGCGGCGACGTCGACGCGCTGCTCAACTACGAGTCGGTGCTGCAGGCCAGGAAGGACCTGACGGTGATCCGGCCGCGCGACGGCGTCGTCACCGCCGACTACCCGCTCTCCTCGCTGGCGTCCACAAGCCAGGACGTCCGGGAGGACGTACGGCGCCTCACCGACGCCCTGCGCACCCCTCGGACCCAGCGGCTGATCACCGAGGAGACCCTGCGCCGCCCGGTCGTCGCCTCCGTCCCGCCCGCGACCGGCCTGGACACCACCCGCCGGCGCGAACTGCCCTTCCCGGGCACCCGTTCCGTCGCCGACGGCCTCCTCGACGCGTACGAGAACGAGCTGCGCCGCCCCTCCCGGACCGTGTACGTCCTGGACACCTCGGGCTCGATGGAGGGTGACCGGCTCGAACGGCTGAAGACCGCGCTCACGGACCTGACCAGCGACTTCCGGGAGCGGGAGGAGGTCACCCTCATGCCCTTCGGGTCGGAGGTGAAGAGCGTACGAACCCATGTCATAGAGCCCGGGTTCCCGAAGCTGGGGCTCGACCGCATCCGCGCGGACACCCAGGAGCTGTCCGCCTCCGGCGACACCGCCATCTACACGTCTCTGGAGAAGGCGTACGAGCTTCTCAGCACCACCACCCTGGACACCTTCACCTCCATCGTGCTGATGACGGACGGCGAGAACACCACGGGCGCGAGCGCGTCCGACTTCGACGCCTTCTACCGCGGGCTGCCCACCGAACACCAGCACATACCCGTCTTCCCCATCCTCTTCGGCGACTCCGACAGGAACGAACTGGAGCACATCGCCGACCTGACCGGCGGCCGCCTCTTCGACGCCCAGCATGGCTCACTGGACGGTGCCTTCAAGGAGATCCGTGGCTACCAATAA
- the purU gene encoding formyltetrahydrofolate deformylase, giving the protein MPLRPRPGREFVLTLSCPDQAGLVHAVSGFLVEHSGNILESQQFDDRLQDRFFMRVHFDVSDPDASLERLSADFTPVAEAYRITWRLHDASAPTRTLIMVSKYGHCLNDLLFRRSTGALNIDVPLIVSNHRDFEPLARSHGIPFHHIPVTPQSKAEAEAELLELVERFEIDLVVLARYMQILSDDLCKRLEGRAINIHHSFLPSFKGARPYLQAHQRGVKLVGATAHYVTPDLDEGPIIEQDVLRVDHSHDPDELVTMGRDVEARVLARAVQWHSESRILLNGHHTVVFR; this is encoded by the coding sequence ATGCCGCTCCGCCCCCGTCCCGGCCGCGAGTTCGTCCTCACGCTCTCCTGCCCCGACCAGGCCGGCCTCGTCCACGCCGTCAGCGGCTTCCTCGTGGAGCACTCCGGGAACATCCTGGAGAGCCAGCAGTTCGACGACCGGCTGCAGGACCGCTTCTTCATGCGCGTGCACTTCGACGTCTCCGACCCGGACGCCTCACTGGAGCGGCTGAGCGCCGATTTCACGCCGGTCGCCGAGGCGTACCGCATCACTTGGCGACTCCATGACGCGTCCGCCCCCACCCGCACGCTGATCATGGTCTCCAAGTACGGCCACTGCCTGAACGACCTGTTGTTCCGCAGGAGCACCGGCGCCCTCAACATCGACGTCCCGCTGATCGTCTCCAACCACCGGGACTTCGAGCCGCTCGCCCGGAGCCACGGCATCCCCTTCCACCACATCCCGGTCACACCGCAGTCCAAGGCGGAGGCCGAGGCGGAACTCCTGGAGCTGGTCGAGCGGTTCGAGATCGACCTCGTGGTCCTCGCCCGCTATATGCAGATCCTCTCGGACGACCTGTGCAAACGCCTGGAGGGCCGGGCCATCAACATCCACCACTCCTTCCTCCCCAGCTTCAAGGGAGCCCGCCCCTACCTCCAGGCCCACCAGCGAGGAGTCAAGCTGGTCGGGGCCACGGCCCACTACGTCACCCCCGACCTGGACGAGGGGCCCATCATCGAGCAGGACGTTCTCCGCGTGGACCACTCCCACGACCCCGACGAGCTGGTCACGATGGGCAGGGACGTCGAGGCCCGGGTACTGGCGCGGGCCGTGCAGTGGCACAGCGAGAGCCGCATCCTGCTCAACGGCCACCACACCGTGGTCTTCCGCTGA